The nucleotide sequence ggtcagggataagttgatgagcgaggtgaggtaagggagaaggtctccggaaatggtctggagaagagaggaggggatagggtcgagcgggcaggttgttgggcgccggccgtcacaagacgcgagatttcatctggagagagaggggagaaagaggtcagagcacagggtagggcagtgtgagcagaaccagtagtGTCGTTTgatttagcaaacgaggatcggatgtcgtcgaccttcttttcaaaatggttgacgaagtcatctgcagagagggaggagggggtagggggaggaggattcaggagagaggagaaggtggcaaagagcttcctagggttagaggcagatgcttgaaatttagagtggtagaaagtggttttagcagcagagacagaggaggaaaatgtagagaggagggagcgaaaggatgccaggtccgcaggaggaggcgagttttcctccatttccgctcggctgcccggagccctgttctgtgagctcgcaatgagtcgtcaagccacggagcgggaggggaggaccgagccggcctggaagataggggacatagagagtcaaaggatgcagaaagggaggagaggagcgttgaggaggcagaatcaggagataggttggagaaggtttgagcagagggaagagatgataggatggaagaggagagagtagcgggggagagagagcgaaggttgggacggcgcgataccatccgagtaggggcagtgtgggaagtgttggatgagagcgagagggaaaaggatacaaggtagtggtcggagacttggaggggagttgcaatgaggttagtggaagaacagcatctagtaaagatgaggtcgagcgtattgcctgccttgtgagtagggggggaaggtgagagggtgaggtcaaaagaggagaggagtggaaagaaggaggcagagaggaatgagtcaaaggtagatgtggggaggttacaCACAACGTGCAATTGGaagacaggagtgatggttgctgataatgggcctctgtacgcctacgtatgtagatattccataaaacatgtacaacattaacaatgtctacactgtatttttgatcaatttgatgttattttaatggacaacaaaatgtgcttttctttcaaaaacaaggacgttTCTAAATGacgccaaacttttgaacggtagtgtatacagttgaagtcggaagtttacctacacctcagccaaatacatttaaactcagtttttccacaattcctgacatttaatcctagtaaaaattccctgtcttgggtcagttaggatcaccactttattttaagaatgtgaaatgtcagaataatagtagagagaatgatttatttcagcttttatttatttcatcacattcccagtgggtgagaagtttacatacactcaattagtatttggtaccattgcctttaaattgtttaaattgggtcaaatgtttcgggttgccttccacaagcttcccacaataagttgggtgaattttggcccattcctcctgacagagctagtgaaactgagtcaggtttgtaagcctccttgctcacacacgctttttcagttctgctcacaaaatttctataggattgatgtcagctctttgtgatggccactccaataccttgactttgttgtccttaagccattttgccacaactttggaagtatgcttggggacattgtctatttggaagacccatttgcgaccaagcttcaacttcctgactgatgtcttgagatgttgcttcaatatatccacacaattttcccctcctcatgatgccatctattttgtgaagtgcaccaatctcttctgtaaagcacccccacaacatgatgctaccacccccgtgcttcacggttgggatggtgttcttcggcttgcaagcctccctctttttcctccaaacataacgataattatggccaaacagttctattttggtttcatcagactagaggacatttccccaaaaagcacaatctttgtccccatgtgcagttgcaaaccgtagtctggcatttttatggccgTTTTGGAGcactgagctgcctttcaggttatgacgatataggactccttttactgtggatatagataattttggacctgtttcttccagcatcttcacaaggtctgttactgttgttctgggattgatttggacttttcgcaccaaagtacgttcatctctaggagacagaacgcgtctccttcctgagcggtatgacggctgcgtggttccatggtgtttatacttgcatactattggttatacagattaacgtggtatcttcaggcatttggaaaatgctcccaaggatgaaccagacttgtggagatctacaattgtttttctgaagtcttggctcaGCTGAGGtcttggattttcccatgatgtcaagcaaagaagcactgagtttgaaggtaggccctgaaatacattcacaggtaaacctccatttgactaaaattatgtcaattggcctttcagaagtttctaaagccatgacatcattttctggaattttccaagatgtttaaaggcacattcaacttagtgtatgtacacttctgacccactggaattgtgatacagtgaattataagtgaaatgatctgtctgtaaacaattgttggaaaaattacttgtgtcatgcacaaagtagttgtcctaaccgagttggcaaaactatagtttgttaacaagaaatgtgtgaagTGGTTGAtgaatgagttttaatgactccaacctaagtgtatgtaaacttccgacttcaaatgtatgtcTCATTATTCTATCTGTGGTTAGAGTTagtggaagggttagctaacatactAACTAGTTGCAAAGTAAATAAAAGTAGGAAGTATTTgttagttgctaattagctaaaattgtctgtgatgagatttgaacatgcaacctttggattGCTAGGCATTCGCGTTATACATCTATTTaactatttatttaacctttatttaactaggcaagtcagttaagaacacattcttatttacaatgatggcctaggaacagtgggttaactgccttgttcaggggcagaacgacagatttttgccttgtcagctcggggatttgatctagaaacctttcggttacaggtCCAACGCTCTAGGCTACCTGACACCCagaccaaccaccctcctttaaTTTCTGCCTTAAGTAAACttttgtcttatgtaaccataccaacgGTAACATACTATATGAAAAGTAACttactaatttgagtgtctcggatttacgtttactatgttactACGTCCCTATCCATATCGACGGGACCGCaggggagaaggtggaaagcttcaagttcctctgtgtacacatcactgacaaactgaaatggtccgcCCACACAggtagtgtggtgaagaaggctcaacagagccttttcaacctcaggaggctaaagaaatgtggcttgccacctgaaaccctcacaaacttttacaaatgcacaattgagagcatcctgtcgggctgtatcactgcctggtacagaaactgcaccacccgcaaccggacaactacagcacccgatgtcacaggaaggccaaaaaaaatgatcaaggacaacaactatccgagccactgcctgttcaccccattatcatccagaaggcaaggtcagtgcagtcacatcaaagctgggaccgagctactgaaaaacagcttctatctctagGCCATCAgacttaaatagccatcactagcacattagaggctgctgccctatataaaGAGACTTgacatcactggccactttaataatggaacactagtgactttaatcatgtttacatattttgcattactcgtctcatatgtatatactgtattatattatattctactgtatttaattcAATGCCACTCTTacattgctcatccaaatatttatatattcttaattccattactttactttagatttgtgtgtattatggGTATTGTTGTgaacttgttagatattatttgttagattttactgcactgtcggagctagaaacaaaaTAATTTCGCTAAaccccgcaataacatctgctaaacatgtgtatgtgcgaCAATTTTATTTGGTTTGATTTcgtatgagaccaggctgggatGTTCATTAGAGGGCGCCAGCACAGTGACAGTAGTTTCCCAGCGGGGACAGCACCACTTCCAATTGAACCAAAACAACAAGCTTCTTACCAGGAGAGGACGCTGCAGGACATGGTATTAAAGTGACGTACAGTCATGGGAATTTCTGTGACACTTGTCATGTACAAGTGGATGTACTCGGTTTTGCCCACCACTCCTTCAGTCAATGTCATCAAATTTAATTCATCATTTGTATTTGTATGCAACAGCAAGAGGGGCAGGAAGTATATCCCTGAAAACGTTTTAGCAGAGATATCGATGTGCAACATATTTAGTCAGCAAACTGTTTTTCAAACCTTTCGCATCATTACCAGTCATGTCAGCTATAGTAGCATTACATATGATTGTAAATGGGTTATGATTACAAATTATTGTATTGTATACTATACAAAGCTGCGCATGCAGAATATCGGGAAAATATGCAGACGTTTCATAAATATACGTCATTTCCGGGATGATAGAGAGGCAATGACAGCTTGATCAACAACAAGACATTTACACAGAACAGATCAATAAAGGTGAGTTTGGAAATGCGAAAATATGAAATGTATATATATTACTTTAGATTATATCTAGCTAATGCAATCGTATTATGACAATAGTAGTTGCGTCATGTTTGATGCATTGTCTCTGCATTGGGTCGTTCAATGATGCTGACTGTGGAGTCTGGACCAATCTCTGACCATTCGTAGACCATCTAGCTAGCTAATCGTACTAGTGTAATCCTAATACATTGCAAACTAGCAAACCACTGATCCTGCAGATAACTAGCAGCTGAAAGCTACAGTCAAATTGTACAGAATGTTTACGTGTAATGTTTATGAAATCACGTTGTAATCAGCCTCGAGGTTTATCCTATAAAATACGTAAAAATGTCATGCTTGGCATATTTATTTTTCCACCGTAGCGTTGTCCGTTCACTGTTTTTTATTGTTTTGTGTTCTTTTTCATGATCGGTTTGATCTGCACGTAATTGTCCCTGATATGATTGCCATAtttttagctaacgttagctctcTGCAGTAAATTACTCATTATGTGCATTTGCTGTACTGGAGCACTAGCTAGTATATCAAATACTTAATTTGAGCAATATCTGACCTGTAAATGAGCTAGATAGCTGTGACAAGGATTTGGCATGGATTACACAAACAATGTTTGGCTTGACATTGACAGAAATGTAATTGGCAATAGCACAAACAGATATGAACCAGGCTAATTATTCGCACAATCTCATGACCATATTTGAACCtcaggaaaaatatatatttcatttGGTCCTTTTTATTTTTTCTATTCTGAAGTTAACAACACCATATTATGGTCAGTTTATGTGCCTATTGATGTTCATCAGAGCCAAGCTAGTCACAAAACATAATACAACGTCGGGGACATAACATAGCCAGAGTCCCCCAACTTGGGTCCCGCAGGTGATTTTGTTATTTGacccccccaagttttctgagcaaaatgTCCCAAAATGTTTTAAATGTCGGACATAAAAGACTGAAAACACCAGATTATCAGcgccaagtgattttaatttaggaaatctgttccaatGTATTatcacgcataatagagagatataGTATAAGTGATCATAtaaaaatgtaagcaaggtttgaaagtgttatgttttagtcaaatattatatctgtttgggcttcttgcggtcaatttgcagccTATAAATGATTTGTAATGGTGTTTCCGGTCCCCTGATCATCTGCTCAAGAATAAATCAGcccacggctgaatctagttgaacGTCCCTGGACTGGGCTATAGCCTAGTCAAACGAATATAATGAGTAGACCTAGGCCTATTTACAATCGAAATTCATTTCCATGCTGAAATTTATTTTACCTGCCCCTCAAAGTTATGCTTTAACAagtcaacaatacaaacatattTATGTAGATTTCTTTAAGGTCATTTGAATATCATGCATAACTGCATATGGTTTGTTTTGATTCCAGTGTCTACTCTCACGTGGTGCCTGCGTGTCCCTCCTGTTCACCTAGCAGCCCCTCACTGGAGAGAAGTCTGAAGGAGGAGGGCTCAGCCTCTCTTCCCCTGCCCAGCCAGCCACTATGGAGTAAGCATTGAGAATTATAGAGATATCATCTTTATAAATGTCCCATTATGGCATCTGTGAGCACACAGCCAGAGCCATCACAGATAGAACAAGAAGCCAGATGTTGCATCATATGTATAAATAGTATggtgaggagaggaaggtcagtggccggcagtgggagagaTGGAACTGGGCCGAATTTCTGCAGCCCGacctcaatacagttttctgttcccaaaactacaaTCTATTGTAAACAGAGTGCACTATGTTTTGTAGATTTAAAAAAATGGCATTGTTTGCAAAGAGTGCAAGAgcaaattgagttattgcacactgTTCGAAGAAGAGATTTGTACTTCCTTTTATACTGGTGTTACTTGCAAATCCGTCCCACCAGCACATGAATGTCCCTCAATTCCAAAAACTGTGTCCTTCTGACAGACCTTCTCTGCAGAAACCCACAATGAGCTGTGATAGTGGACTGGTGGAGAGGAACATTGCTGGAGGTAAAGACACTCTTGTTACTATAGTATCATTGTACTTTATATGACCTATGATTTTCCTCACACTCATATATGTTAATGAAATAATTTTGCTCATATTAGTCAATAACCTAATAGTAACGTGTCACTTTTGTACAATGATAAGTATAAGGATATTATGGATACTGTAATGTATCATTTCCTTTTATTGTTGTCATAATATAACAAATATAGGCCATATCCCCCTGTTTACTGTGACCTACACGTTCTGGTGAAGTACTTTAATATGATACTATTACTTTCATTTCAGTAAAACGTATACATTATTTATATAGCCAGCAGCAGATGGTGGTTTATCTAGGGCAACCTGCAAGGCGttcaaaaatgtgtttttatcaCAGTTGAATATCAAAAGAGAAATTTCACCACTTAACGACCtcattcatcatctccagcaccatccCAATATCAACATATTTGAAAAGGATGGGTTTCTTTGTTTTGTTGTCAAACACTACTAAAGCTTGCCTGCTCATAGTTGTTTAAAATCACCTGATGCACACCAGATAATGTCATCAGTGTCTCTGGATTGTGTCAAACTTTGCCTGTTCAGTTGGTTAAACATTCAAAAgccactcgcacatctgagctatctttttTTTTCAGGTGCATGGGTACGTTTGaataaaatgagaaaaaaaaaagaaacccgCAAACAGTTCTTGCTAGTGTCCCTGCTCTTTAATGAGCTTTAggtatcggcctcacggccttcgtcagagcttttgagagtaaaaaaataataattcaccCTTATGTAGACCTAGCCCCGCCCACATCCGTTCCACTCATCGAATGGGGTTGAAGTCGAGGGAAAACAaataagtgctaccaaatataacaatatgcatttcataaatattagAATAAAGTGTGAACATAAAACGTATTAAACACAtctgtaaaaccacaatgaggacatCGACCTACCAAGCAAGTTTTCATAAATCAATGGGTATGGCGCAAGAAAAACGTCAGAATAGTCTGAAATAGGGGAATAATTCATGTTCACATTTACAACATAACATACGTAGGCATTTCATCATTAAGACCTTTAACTTTCTCTATGCCACAAAATGTACTGCGACTGGATAATCCCTGTCGTTTCTCCTGATTGAACTTTTGTGTTCACAGATTCTCTGTTTGAGAGAACGAGAGGTTTTTCCTACATAGCACAGCCCACATGGACATTTAATCATGTAGATAACAAAGGTGGTGGAGCGCGTAATAATGTCATTCATTtgaggaaggccgtgaggcccgatacgtaaagcttattaaagatcactgaatactatcaagagcagtgtgctggTTTCTTAATCTTTCTTCAATTGGTTAAACATTAAATATTATGTCCAAAGAGCAGAAGTCTATCCACTTTTTCAATTCATTTGTTTTTGGTTTCGACAACATAATCCAGACAAACAGTTTGAGAATCACCGATTATAGGCCCGCCCTTTTCTCAGGCGTTCAGAGGGCTTTATGGGAAAGTCTCCCTGTGTTTTACTGATAAGGACTTCAGGACAGACGACTGAATGtattattatggtctgtctgtttGGTCTCCAAGGTATTTATATCAAGCAGCATCAACTGAATGAGCACGTGAAAGAGTAACTGTTAACAAGCctgattgaaatactgtagatgaAAATAGAATGTGTCGTATGTGAATAGCCTACTTTCCAGTGAAGACTGGTATGTATTGTATAGCTGTTTAGAAGGTGAAACAGGTTAGGCTAGTGTTAGTGATGGGCGAGCCCCTCCAGGTGATTGGACGTGAGTGTGAAAGTGAATGACTTCCACTATTGTCTCAGCCAGCTGACCCTGCCAAGCTAACCTCTATGAGTGTTTGGCTCTTTTACCACTTCGGCGTCCCAGCCGACCCAGCCGACCCAGAGGGGATGTGGGACAGTGGGGCCATGGATCCACCCGAGGAGGAGGGCCGCACCTTCATGCAGGTTCTCAGCGAGAAGTACAGCCCGGAGAACTTCCCGTACCGCCGATGGCCCGGCATGGGCGTGGTGGTAGTGCCAACTCTCCCACAGGGCTCACCCATGAAGGGTGAGGACTTCAATATGATCCATCCACAGTTTTACCCATTGAACCCTGTTTTAAAAACGCCATTGGCATCCCTGAGTAGGTTCCTTCCTCTTCAGCAGCTCAGTTAAGAtgaagatgaggatgaggatTATGATGATTGAGCGATGGTAGAGAGAGGCCAGGTTTACTCAAGTcattctgccttctctctctctctctctctctctctctctctctctctctatagatcgTTTGAACCTTCCCAGTGTGCTCGTCCTGGCTGGCTGTGGAATCAGCCATgcgggagagcagagagagatcgCAGCCTTCTGTGCCCACGTGATGGAGCTCGACCTGTCCCAGAACAAGCTCCAGGACTGGCATGAGGTGGGTGGGCTCAACTAGGGTACTCTGTCAAGACGGGAAACATTGAGTACATTTAGTATACGAATTGGGTACATTTTATAGTAACTTTGTACATTAATTCCTCTACCAGTATGCAATCTCACCCATATCCTAGCTAGTTACATGTGTGAATAATTATATTGAGGACGTCACACTAAGTTTGAAGCCACTCCTTTCAGATCAGTAAGATTGTGTCAAACATCCCCAACCTGGACTTCCTCAACCTGAGCTCCAACCCGCTAAGTGAGGTTGTCTTGGAGCCTAGCGGCGCTAAGGCCTTTGCCCGAGTCCGACGCCTGGTCCTCAACAACACTCAAGTGTCCTGGAACACGGTGCTCGTACTAACACGGGAGATGCCTGAGTAAGATCAACCTTGATGCTACACTGCTTTTAAACACCTTTTTTTATTTAGCAAAGGCAACTTCTGATTGTTCACTTCTCAAGACGGAAAATGTTGTTTCCCTAAGTCAGCGAGAGGGATTTTGTGTCTTTCTCGAGTATTGTGGACTGGAGAGAGTAGTGAGTGGTTATCTGTCATGAGGTCCAGGTTGGTCTATATATAATGGTCTGTGTTGCTCCCTGCCCTGCCCGCCAGGCTGGAAGAGCTGTTCCTGTGCCTTAATGAGTACACCACCGTGTCAGCCTCTACTGTGCCCTGCCCCACACTGCGCCTGCTGCACATCACTGACAACAACCTGCAGGACTGGGCCGAGGTGCGCAAGATTGGGCCCATGTTCCCCGGCCTGGAAACTCTGGTTATGGCCAACTGTAACCTGAGCTCCATTCAGGACTCCGAAGACATGCTGCGGCGCCTCTTCCCCAACCTACGCAGCATCAATCTGCACAACTCAGGTATCAACCAGAGCAGAGTATTGGGGTTGTGTCCTTCACTGGCAACTGTCCTTGGATATTTTAAGTGCACCCAATATCCTTATCGCTAACACTCCCCTCTACttggtctggctgtctgtctgtctatccccctcttctcccattCCCACCATCCTCTTTGACCATCAGTTATCTCAACCTTTTGTGTCAGAGCCAGGGCACAAATGTAAAGATCCTTCTTTTTGACTGCTTATGGAAGTTATGAGTTTTAATCTCATTGTCTAAtaaggtgtgtgtgggtgtgcggtctgctatgcgtctctgtgtgtgccaGGTCTTAACCGATGGGAGGACATAGAGAAGCTGAACCAGTTTCCTAAACTGGAAGATGTGAGGCTGCAGGGGATTCCCTTACTGCAGACCTATACCAACACAGAGCGTCGGAGCCTCATGGTATCACAGTAAGTTTCTCTGGGAGCTACTGGGTGAGTGAGGCAACCACACAGACCTCAACACACAAATTAGTTGAAAGATCTCATTTTTCACTGAGTGCGGTTGCATGCACACAATAATGCGATTTAATGTAGTGGTTTGATTAaaacgtttacatgctttgcaagaagagcAATTTCCCTAACAACCCTGTTTACAAGGACACAGGTTACCTGATGGCGATTTATTTTTTTTGCCAATTAAAATAAACATTCTACCACAGCCACCTTGTTATTTTTGGTTAAGCAGTTTTCTTTCAGAGTTCGGACATTAGAAAGTTTGTCTGTGAAAACGACTTCTAAGACGGATACATTCAGTTGCTCCGAACTCACTTCACTCGCGCTAAAGAGGGAGACTCGCTCGGCTGGTGTCGGCACATACACAGATCAAATACAGCGCTGGAACACAGATTaaggtgtttacatgtcctaataattTGAAAGATTattcagaaaaccaggtgttttaatcggCGTGTGCTGACTTCAATTTTGACCGTATGCCGATTATGATAAGCAGAGTTTACATGACTATTGCATAATCTtcctactgccataatcagtttaatatcaaATTATTACTGTGCCTGTAAACATACTCACTGTGACATTGcattaacacagacacacacacaatacttcaACAGTGCCATATATCTAGATAGTGAAAAGCTCAACCTTCATCCTCGCAGCCTGCCCTCTGTATCATCGCTCAATGGCAGTGTGGTGacggacggggagagagaggactcgGAGAGGTTCTTCATTCGTTACCATGTCGACTACCCAGAGGAGGAGCTACCTTACAGGTGTACAACACTGTGCTTCTCCTTTCACTGATCCAGTGAGACTGCATATATCCATTCAAAAGGATTTGGCACATACTTAACTGGCTTAATTGTAGTATCAGGTGCCTATTCAAATGTGTACATTTAAAAATCGAATCTTCTCATTCattaaaaataattacaataacCTCACCTCACCGTGATGTAaatgtagtgtgtttgtgtgttgctaAACCCGTTTTTACCTGCCGGCCTAGGTATCACTGCCTGGTGACCAAATACGGGAAGCTGGAACCCTTGGCTGAGATCGACCTTCGACCCCGCTGCCACGCCAAGGTGGAGGTGCACTGCGAGGACAAAGTGGAGGAGGTGAGTATCCGCCTGGACCAGACTGTGGCCGAGCTGAAGAAACAGCTGAGGACAGTGGTGCAGCTGTCGGCCAATCAGATGCGTCTTTACTACATCGACAAGGAGTGTGTCTTTGGGCCGGAGGAGATGAAGTACCACACCAGAGCCCTCCACTCCTACAGTATCCAGGACGGGGACGAACTCCTGGTGGTGCCTAAGGCTGGCCGGGGGACTACCACCGCTGCCAAACCACTATCAAACCTTAACTCCAAAACCTTAACTCCCCCGCCATAGAAGTAGAATAACTAGAACGGCCCACCTATCATGGCACATTGACTTGAATGGTTAATGCAgttctagtaattatatttctatgctaATACCCTTCCCCATCCTAATCTTGTCTGAAGAACTCCCTGCACCCCTCCTTACGCCCATCCTATGTTTTACATTCCATGTGGGACACACTATCAGGAATAACAGCGACTCTGACTCTTGATTCTGACTGGCTTGCGTTTCACCTCACAgcaccacacatgcacacacacaccaattaatCCGAACAAATGTGTCTTGTATGCTGCCCTCGAAAGGTGTGCGTATTATGTGTGACTGAGTCCCCTCTTTGTCTTGGTGTAACGCCTCTGCCCTTGACTCCTAAAAAGTCTATCTTTTGGGGAAGGAGCACAGGAGATATTGCAGAGTACAACCACAGTATCTTTTATCTTTAAGACAATCTTCCATTTGCATACCCTGTGGTGTGCAGAGGAAGTTGATGAAAGGATATGGTATACTGCTGTGCCACAGACTCTGTTTTGAGTGTACTAGGTTGATTGTACTGTAGCTAACGGAAGTATTCATCGCGCCGTGTCATTCCACTTCCTCACAAGACCGAGCCATAGTTTTTGATGGGTTATTCTAAGTTAGCTTTAGTTCTCCTACGTTGAATTCAGTAAGATTCGTATTTTTGGAGGATACTTGATATTCAAACTCAAATCGTGTTGAGCTTTCAAATGGTCTTTCCTTTGGCCAGTTGTATCGTAGTGTTTTATAGGATATTGATGCCTCTGACTGAAATCATTGATGTACCATAGAGTGCTGCATGAGACTGTTCTTTCCTAAGTGTGTTTTTATGTAGTTTGTGTGGATCCTTCCACTGTCTGGGACCGTCCGTACATGTTAAGCCTAAATTACGTTTGAACACCTATTGACACATTTGCTTCTGTGCCAGAGCCAAAGTATCTCAGGTCTATTGCAGACAGAGGCTTTGTGTGTTCACCAAAGATTTGTATGAACTCTGTGTACTGTTCATTGCATTGTTGATGCATTTTCCTTGTGTGTGAAGAGGCTCATGCTTGGTGTTATTTTCTGTCATTGCGAGGGCAAAGGTCACTATGTCAGTAGCGGTTGTCTGGGACAGTAGAACTAAGGCAATGCTTGGTAATTCACAGCTAAGGGACACCGCCACTTTAAATCCCAATT is from Oncorhynchus gorbuscha isolate QuinsamMale2020 ecotype Even-year linkage group LG19, OgorEven_v1.0, whole genome shotgun sequence and encodes:
- the LOC124006002 gene encoding tubulin-specific chaperone cofactor E-like protein isoform X2 encodes the protein MSVWLFYHFGVPADPADPEGMWDSGAMDPPEEEGRTFMQVLSEKYSPENFPYRRWPGMGVVVVPTLPQGSPMKDRLNLPSVLVLAGCGISHAGEQREIAAFCAHVMELDLSQNKLQDWHEISKIVSNIPNLDFLNLSSNPLSEVVLEPSGAKAFARVRRLVLNNTQVSWNTVLVLTREMPELEELFLCLNEYTTVSASTVPCPTLRLLHITDNNLQDWAEVRKIGPMFPGLETLVMANCNLSSIQDSEDMLRRLFPNLRSINLHNSGLNRWEDIEKLNQFPKLEDVRLQGIPLLQTYTNTERRSLMVSHLPSVSSLNGSVVTDGEREDSERFFIRYHVDYPEEELPYRYHCLVTKYGKLEPLAEIDLRPRCHAKVEVHCEDKVEEVSIRLDQTVAELKKQLRTVVQLSANQMRLYYIDKECVFGPEEMKYHTRALHSYSIQDGDELLVVPKAGRGTTTAAKPLSNLNSKTLTPPP
- the LOC124006002 gene encoding tubulin-specific chaperone cofactor E-like protein isoform X1, translating into MEPSLQKPTMSCDSGLVERNIAGADPADPEGMWDSGAMDPPEEEGRTFMQVLSEKYSPENFPYRRWPGMGVVVVPTLPQGSPMKDRLNLPSVLVLAGCGISHAGEQREIAAFCAHVMELDLSQNKLQDWHEISKIVSNIPNLDFLNLSSNPLSEVVLEPSGAKAFARVRRLVLNNTQVSWNTVLVLTREMPELEELFLCLNEYTTVSASTVPCPTLRLLHITDNNLQDWAEVRKIGPMFPGLETLVMANCNLSSIQDSEDMLRRLFPNLRSINLHNSGLNRWEDIEKLNQFPKLEDVRLQGIPLLQTYTNTERRSLMVSHLPSVSSLNGSVVTDGEREDSERFFIRYHVDYPEEELPYRYHCLVTKYGKLEPLAEIDLRPRCHAKVEVHCEDKVEEVSIRLDQTVAELKKQLRTVVQLSANQMRLYYIDKECVFGPEEMKYHTRALHSYSIQDGDELLVVPKAGRGTTTAAKPLSNLNSKTLTPPP